ATTTTTTTAGGAGACACGTCCCATTGTTCCAAACAAGATTGTAAAACATAATCCTCTAGGTTGTGAGGCTTAGCCACCGCTTCAATGGTTTTTGGTGATACGGTTTGTTTTTCAACCACATCATAAAGAGGTTCATCAAAAGGAATATTAATATGAACAGGGCCTTTTTTCATAATGGCCATATTAATGGCCATATTAATTTCTTCTTCATTATTGGTTTGAATATTTTTCTGCAAACCTAATAAACGTTCAAACCGGTCTTCCACTTTAACTAAAACAGGGACATTCTCATTGGCATGAATGTGTTTTTCATCTTTTAAATCCAACTTCAAATCTATTGAGAACAAAGCATGACTCTCAAAAACATTTTTCTGGTTAATGGTTTGGCCATCACCCACATCAATTAAGTTTTTTGGCCGATCTGCCGATAACACTACCAAAGGAATATTACTGTAGTAGGCTTCTGCCACAGCAGGATAATAATTTAACAAAGCACTACCAGAAGTACAAACCACAGCTGTGGGCTCTTGTAATTGTTGTGCAATCCCTAGAGCAAAAAATGCAGCACAACGCTCGTCAATTATACTATAACATTTAAAAAATGAATCGTTAGTAAAACCTAGGGTTAGCGGCGCATTTCTACTTCCTGGAGAAATCACAATGTGCTTAACACCTTTAGACTTACAAAGAGAAACTACAGTTTGGGCTAGAGGAATTTTTGAATAAATCATTGAATTAATAATCTTTGGTTACTTATCAAAAGTAAGAAATCGATTAATTAAATGACACTTTTAATGACTAAAGATTTTAAAACAGTCTCTTGCCACTCCTTTTCGGCATCCGAGCTTTGTGTAATTCCGCCACCCACATAAATAATAGCGGTGCCTTTTTTTAACTGCATACAACGTAAATTCACATATAATTGTGTGCTATTTCGGTTTAAGGCATAGGCTCTGTTTTCAATATTACGTTGGCCAGAACGCGGTGCTATTTTCTTATCTAAATTTAATTCACCTAAAAAACCGGTGTAAAATTCGCGGTTATAGTTTTCTTGATTAACTATAAATTCTTTAGCTTCTTTTTTGGGTAAGCCACAAACCGCTGGAGTGGGATGCAAGATATTTATGATACTAGACAGGGCTATATCATCTTTCAGTTGAGCTGAAATCATTGTTTTTAAATGCACCAAATTCCCTGCTTTTACGGTTTCTACCTCTGAAGTCTTATAACTTTCTGATAAAGGTTTGATATGATCTAGGATAAAATCAGTAACAAATTGCTGCTCTTGAATTTCTTTATCTTGCCAAGTAACATTTAAATCACCTGAATAATTTTGAGTACCTGCCAAAGCCATTATAGAAAAGCGTTTCCCTTCAATTTTAATTAAAGTTTCTGGAGTAGCGCCTAGCCAAAGTCCAACTTTAGGATGAAACCAACAATATACAAATGCCAATTTATAGCGGCTTAAAAGGTTTTTTAAAATTTTAATAGGATTGGAATCAGAAAGCTCAACTTCTTCCTTTCGCGACAGGACAACTTTTTTAAAGGTCTTATTTTTTATAGCTTTAACCCCTTTATTTACCAAGTTAATATGAAAATTTTTAAAAGAGGCTTCTGTAGTGTCTTGAATTTTTGATGTTTGTAAATTTTCTGAAGCTTCATAAAAGGTATCATAAACTTCTGAAACATCATATGGCAGTAGCACCGTTTTTTGGGCATTATCAAAAGGCGCAAATACAAATCCTTT
This genomic interval from Tamlana carrageenivorans contains the following:
- a CDS encoding chorismate-binding protein, translated to MTSEVFFERIKTQYENQLPFVVYRKPNVLKVQAVFQKKADLFYAEDYSEKGFVFAPFDNAQKTVLLPYDVSEVYDTFYEASENLQTSKIQDTTEASFKNFHINLVNKGVKAIKNKTFKKVVLSRKEEVELSDSNPIKILKNLLSRYKLAFVYCWFHPKVGLWLGATPETLIKIEGKRFSIMALAGTQNYSGDLNVTWQDKEIQEQQFVTDFILDHIKPLSESYKTSEVETVKAGNLVHLKTMISAQLKDDIALSSIINILHPTPAVCGLPKKEAKEFIVNQENYNREFYTGFLGELNLDKKIAPRSGQRNIENRAYALNRNSTQLYVNLRCMQLKKGTAIIYVGGGITQSSDAEKEWQETVLKSLVIKSVI